In Vitis vinifera cultivar Pinot Noir 40024 chromosome 17, ASM3070453v1, one genomic interval encodes:
- the LOC100253596 gene encoding protein MHF2 homolog isoform X2, whose product MDNANTRFDPDLIHAIFKLVWSRTALEREKNEGADPLECEVGAATSKKNRPTSEAVERAATIAEAEGVNKIEATHLERILPQLLLDF is encoded by the exons ATGGACAACGCCAACACCCGTTTCGATCCT GATCTGATTCATGCCATTTTCAAGCTTGTATGGTCCAGAACAGCCCTCg AGCGTGAAAAGAACGAAGGAGCCGATCCTCTGGAGTGCGAA GTAGGAGCTGCAACATCAAAGAAAAATCGGCCCACTTCAG AGGCCGTTGAACGTGCTGCCACAATTGCTGAAGCAGAGGGTGTTAATAAAATAGAAGCAACACATTTAGAGAGGATTCTTCCACAGTTACTTCTGGATTTTTGA
- the LOC100253596 gene encoding protein MHF2 homolog isoform X1 translates to MDNANTRFDPDLIHAIFKLVWSRTALEREKNEGADPLECEVGAATSKKNRPTSANANALKLSCELLRVFVIEAVERAATIAEAEGVNKIEATHLERILPQLLLDF, encoded by the exons ATGGACAACGCCAACACCCGTTTCGATCCT GATCTGATTCATGCCATTTTCAAGCTTGTATGGTCCAGAACAGCCCTCg AGCGTGAAAAGAACGAAGGAGCCGATCCTCTGGAGTGCGAA GTAGGAGCTGCAACATCAAAGAAAAATCGGCCCACTTCAG CTAATGCAAATGCTCTAAAGCTGAGTTGTGAACTTCTGCGAGTCTTTGTCATAG AGGCCGTTGAACGTGCTGCCACAATTGCTGAAGCAGAGGGTGTTAATAAAATAGAAGCAACACATTTAGAGAGGATTCTTCCACAGTTACTTCTGGATTTTTGA
- the LOC100248492 gene encoding leucine-rich repeat receptor-like serine/threonine/tyrosine-protein kinase SOBIR1 — translation MASISFSGESLISLLTLFSLLFLTHATLHLHPSDYDALLLIQKHLGINGQRRSSPNPCNTPGVFCERRVSDNATVLRVTRLVFKSQRLSGFLSPQIGRLSQLKELSLPDNYLLDRIPSQIVDCRKLEILDLRNNRFSGEIPPELSSLVRLRILDLSSNKFSGNLNFLRFFPNLEKLSLAENLFSGKVPVSVRSFRNLRVFNLSGNSFLEGPVPGMREVEVESLASALPRRYVFAENLTRGSSNHSAVAPSGSSGYYGEAPAPSPSAPPHKHRKNKKLSAWILGFIAGAVAGCISGLVFSVLFKALLVLVRGGGKESGPAIFSPLIKKAEDLAFLEKDDGLASLEIIGKGGCGEVYRAELPGGKLIAIKKIVQPPKDAAELAEEDSKLLNKKMRQIRSEIQTVGNIRHRNLLPLLAHVSRPNCHYLVYEFMKNGSLQDMLTQVSEGTRELDWLARHRVALGVAAGLEYLHMSHSPRIIHRDLKPGNILLDDDMEARIADFGLAKAVPDANTHVTTSNVAGTVGYIAPEYHQTLKFTDKCDIYSFGVLLGVLVVGKLPSDDFFQHTAEMSLVKWMANIRTSDDPSRAIDRKLMGNGFEEQMLLVLKIACFCTVDDAKIRPNSKDVRTMLSQIKH, via the coding sequence ATGGCCTCCATTTCATTTTCCGGCGAATCCCTCATCTCTCTGCTAactcttttctctctcctttttctcaCCCACGCCACCCTCCATCTCCACCCCTCCGATTATGACGCCCTCCTCCTCATCCAAAAACACTTGGGCATCAACGGTCAACGCCGCTCCTCCCCCAACCCATGCAACACCCCCGGAGTATTTTGCGAGAGGAGAGTCTCTGACAACGCCACAGTGCTCAGAGTCACCCGTCTGGTTTTCAAATCCCAACGTCTCTCAGGTTTCCTATCTCCCCAAATCGGACGCCTCTCCCAGCTCAAAGAGCTCTCCCTCCCGGACAACTATCTCCTTGACCGGATCCCATCCCAAATTGTTGACTGCCGGAAACTGGAAATCCTTGACCTCCGGAACAACCGATTCTCCGGCGAAATTCCGCCGGAATTGTCCTCCCTGGTGCGCCTCCGTATCCTGGATCTCTCTTCCAATAAGTTTTCCGGGAACTTGAATTTCTTGAGGTTTTTTCCCAACCTGGAGAAGCTCTCTCTGGCTGAAAACCTGTTTTCCGGGAAAGTACCGGTGTCTGTACGCTCGTTTCGCAATCTTAGAGTCTTCAACCTTTCCGGGAACAGCTTTCTGGAAGGCCCAGTGCCGGGGATGagggaggtggaggtggagtcCCTAGCGTCTGCACTTCCGAGACGATACGTCTTTGCTGAGAATTTAACAAGGGGAAGTAGCAATCATTCAGCAGTTGCACCAAGTGGAAGTTCAGGGTATTATGGAGAAGCACCAGCTCCTTCTCCTTCTGCACCACCTCATAAGCATCGGAAAAACAAGAAGCTGAGCGCATGGATTCTCGGATTCATCGCTGGAGCAGTTGCTGGGTGCATATCTGGGTTGGTGTTCTCCGTGCTTTTTAAAGCACTCCTGGTGTTGGTGAGAGGTGGTGGAAAGGAGTCAGGGCCGGCAATCTTCAGTCCGTTGATCAAAAAGGCGGAGGACTTGGCTTTCTTGGAGAAAGACGATGGATTGGCATCACTGGAGATCATAGGCAAAGGTGGATGTGGAGAGGTGTACAGAGCTGAGTTACCAGGTGGGAAACTGATTGCTATAAAGAAGATTGTTCAACCTCCAAAGGATGCAGCAGAACTGGCTGAGGAAGACAGTAAGCTCTTGAACAAGAAGATGCGCCAAATTCGGTCGGAGATTCAAACTGTTGGGAATATTAGGCATCGAAACCTTCTTCCTTTGCTGGCACATGTGTCCCGGCCTAACTGCCATTACCTGGTATATGAGTTCATGAAGAATGGCAGCTTACAGGACATGTTAACTCAAGTTTCAGAGGGGACTAGAGAACTGGACTGGCTGGCTCGTCACAGGGTCGCACTAGGGGTGGCTGCAGGGCTTGAATACCTCCATATGAGCCACAGCCCCCGCATCATTCATAGAGACCTCAAACCTGGAAACATCCTTCTCGATGATGACATGGAAGCACGAATTGCAGATTTTGGACTCGCAAAAGCAGTCCCAGATGCTAACACCCATGTCACAACTTCTAATGTGGCCGGAACTGTGGGATACATTGCGCCCGAGTATCACCAGACACTCAAGTTTACAGACAAGTGCGACATATACAGCTTTGGGGTTTTGCTTGGGGTTCTGGTGGTAGGAAAGCTTCCATCTGATGACTTTTTCCAGCACACAGCTGAGATGAGCTTGGTGAAGTGGATGGCTAATATAAGGACTTCAGACGATCCCAGCAGAGCCATTGATAGAAAGCTGATGGGAAATGGATTTGAAGAGCAGATGCTGCTGGTTCTAAAGATAGCTTGCTTCTGCACTGTTGATGATGCAAAGATAAGGCCTAACAGTAAGGACGTTAGGACCATGTTGTCTCAGATCAAACATTAG
- the LOC100243366 gene encoding protein SIEVE ELEMENT OCCLUSION B: MAATAQPNRVQQQQQVVKGRDHPKFLRMSDDTTMMKQIQATHTPDGREVEVKPIVQVIEDILNHATPAIDGTLYGNPPHLEALEDRSSQDGLHGILEELAYTIQKLSCELSCKCSGGGDAHATTMAVFNMLSHYSWDAKVVLSLAAFAANYGEFWLVIQLYATNPLAKSVALLKQLPDIIEHGNSLKSRFDAVTKLIKVMLDVTKSIIEFKELPSLYISPDMPPMSSTMAHIPTAAYWTIRGIVACASQIISLIGTSNEYTSWTTESWELSTLAHKVSSIHEHLIQQLIICHQHIEEKKQFESYNNLVRIFEMPHLDNQKVLKTLIYAKEDIQPLLQGNTKVNIEILRRKTVLLLISDLDLLHEEIVILHKFYREQIKSDVEYEVVWLSVVDRSKPLTEENQNKFHELQKEMPWYTLLHPSLLEPAVVRYIKEVWHFTKKAILVVLDLQGKVVCRNALHMMWIWGNTAYPFTNSKEESLWKEETWRLKLLVDDIDATIFAWVNQGKYICMYGGVNSDWILNFNTAAREVAKAAGIQLEMVYVGKSNAKEQVRKTITFIDSRSLGYCWTDPTNIWFFWTRMESMLYSKTQHGKTIENDSIFAGVLTMLSFDGSDQGWSVICHGPTEMAKAKGDMILKCFTEYSDWSDNVQQNGFMPALNEHLQKLHTPEHCNRLILPGINGDIPEKVVCAECGRPMEKYFMYRCCTD, translated from the exons ATGGCAGCCACTGCCCAGCCCAACAGAGTGCAGCAACAGCAGCAAGTAGTTAAGGGTAGGGACCATCCAAAGTTCTTGCGGATGAGCGATGACACTACAATGATGAAGCAAATTCAGGCAACTCATACCCCAGATGGTCGAGAGGTTGAGGTCAAGCCTATTGTCCAAGTCATTGAGGACATCCTGAATCATGCCACTCCCGCCATTGATGGGACCCTATAT GGCAACCCTCCACACCTTGAGGCGTTGGAGGACAGGAGCAGTCAGGATGGCCTCCATGGCATCCTAGAAGAACTGGCTTATACTATACAGAAGCTTTCATGCGAG TTATCATGCAAATGCTCGGGTGGAGGGGACGCTCATGCGACGACTATGGCTGTATTCAACATGCTTTCCCACTATTCCTGGGATGCAAAGGTGGTGCTATCCCTGGCTGCATTCGCTGCAAACTATGGGGAGTTCTGGCTGGTCATTCAGCTTTACGCTACAAACCCTCTTGCAAAGTCAGTGGCTCTCCTCAAGCAATTGCCTGACATCATAGAACATGGAAACTCCTTGAAATCCCGGTTTGATGCAGTCACCAAACTTATCAAGGTAATGTTGGACGTGACCAAGAGTATCATTGAGTTCAAGGAGCTACCATCTCTTTACATTTCACCAGACATGCCTCCAATGTCAAGTACCATGGCTCATATCCCCACTGCTGCCTACTGGACCATTCGAGGCATTGTAGCTTGTGCATCCCAGATCATAAGCCTTATAGGCACGAGCAATGA GTACACCTCATGGACAACCGAATCATGGGAACTGTCAACCCTGGCTCATAAGGTCAGCAGCATACACGAGCACCTCATACAGCAACTAATTATCTGCCATCAGCATATCG AGGAGAAGAAACAGTTTGAAAGTTACAACAATCTGGTGCGCATTTTTGAAATGCCCCACCTCGACAACCAGAAGGTTTTGAAGACACTGATTTATGCCAAGGAAGATATACAACCACTGCTGCAAGGCAACACCAAG GTTAATATTGAAATACTAAGGCGAAAGACTGTGCTATTGCTAATATCAGATCTTgatcttttgcatgaggagatTGTGATTCTCCATAAATTTTATAGAGAACAGATAAAGAGTGATGTTGAGTATGAGGTGGTGTGGCTTTCAGTGGTGGACAGGTCAAAACCATTGACTGAAGAGAATCAAAACAAGTTTCATGAACTGCAAAAGGAGATGCCATGGTACACACTGCTACACCCTTCATTGCTTGAGCCAGCAGTGGTCAGATACATTAAAGAGGTGTGGCATTTCACCAAGAAGGCAATATTGGTGGTATTGGATCTACAAGGAAAAGTAGTATGCCGAAATGCACTCCACATGATGTGGATATGGGGAAATACTGCTTATCCTTTCACTAATTCGAAAGAGGAATCACTTTGGAAGGAGGAAACTTGGAGACTGAAGCTGCTGGTAGATGATATTGATGCAACCATATTTGCTTGG GTGAACCAGGGGAAATACATTTGCATGTATGGAGGAGTGAACTCTGACTGGATCCTGAACTTTAACACAGCAGCACGGGAAGTTGCAAAGGCTGCAGGCATTCAACTAGAAATGGTTTATGTGGGAAAGAGCAACGCCAAAGAGCAAGTGCGGAAGACCATTACATTTATCGATTCTCGAAGTCTTGGTTACTGCTGGACTGACCCCACTAACATTTGGTTCTTCTGGACTCGAATGGAGAGCATGTTGTACTCGAAGACACAACATGGCAAGACCATTGAGAATGATTCTATATTCGCAGGGGTCCTAACGATGCTTAGCTTTGATGGCAGTGATCAAGGATGGTCTGTGATCTGCCACGGACCTACGGAGATGGCCAAAGCCAAGGGagacatgattttaaaatgcttTACAGAGTACAGCGATTGGAGCGACAACGTTCAGCAAAATGGTTTCATGCCCGCACTGAATGAGCACCTCCAAAAACTTCACACTCCAGAACATTGCAACCGCCTCATCCTTCCTGGGATCAATGGAGACATCCcagaaaaggtggtctgtgcaGAGTGCGGCCGCCCAATGGAGAAGTACTTTATGTACCGCTGCTGTACTGATTAA